From Toxorhynchites rutilus septentrionalis strain SRP chromosome 2, ASM2978413v1, whole genome shotgun sequence, a single genomic window includes:
- the LOC129765295 gene encoding 23 kDa integral membrane protein-like, whose translation MGLNCGMSTIKYLLFVFNLLCSLCGIALVAIGGVSMAKISELPDLSEEHNIKAPAIMFIVLGSIIFIIGFFGCCGAIRKNHCMISTYAFFLFMLIVAQIVIAALVFVYVGDVREAFIKGFGKLFDERDNPANRQLIDTIQANLQCCGKTSAFDWIGNMPQSCCRTGTAPLCAPYITGCKASLADFIDNSGDILAWVSLGVAAVELIGLIAACCLSNAIRNESRRYA comes from the exons CTATGCGGTATAGCATTGGTTGCAATTGGCGGCGTATCGATGGCGAAGATAAGTGAACTTCCGGATCTTAGCGAAGAGCACAATATCAAGGCTCCAGCGATTATGTTTATCGTTCTCGGTTCCATCATTTTCATCATTGGCTTCTTTGGATGTTGCGGTGCTATCCGTAAAAACCACTGCATGATTTCGACC TATGCGTTCTTCTTATTTATGCTGATCGTTGCTCAAATCGTCATTGCGGCCCTGGTGTTCGTCTATGTTGgagatgtccgcgaagccttcATTAAGGGTTTCGGCAAATTGTTTGATGAGCGCGACAATCCAGCAAACCGCCAACTGATCGACACTATTCAGGCCAAT CTCCAATGTTGCGGCAAAACCTCTGCCTTTGATTGGATCGGTAATATGCCGCAATCGTGCTGCAGAACAGGCACAGCTCCACTTTGCGCTCCGTACATAACCGGCTGTAAGGCAAGTCTGGCCGATTTCATTGACAATTCCGGAGACATTCTTGCATGGGTTTCACTAGGTGTCGCTGCCGTTGAATTGATCGGACTGATCGCTGCCTGCTGTCTGTCCAACGCTATTCGCAACGAGTCTAGAAG ATACGCTTAA